A window of the Blastopirellula sediminis genome harbors these coding sequences:
- a CDS encoding IS3 family transposase, giving the protein MTTPQSRRDAVKQLQENYSVSERRACRVLDQPRSSQRFEGKPKDEDARLTKRILELVRERPRWGYRQICQLLRREGETLNMKKMYRLWKAAGLKVPQKRRKKRATGVSTNACHVQPAGFMHDVWTWDFIQSSTIDGRTIRFLNIVDECTRQCLTIKVGRSITSEDAIDTLAELFSMHGVPKRIRCDNGPEFISCAIKTWLALIGVEVLYIEPGSPWQNGLCESFNSRLRDEYLHQTDLLNEEDARIKARA; this is encoded by the coding sequence TTGACCACCCCTCAGTCACGCCGCGATGCGGTCAAGCAACTTCAGGAGAACTATTCGGTCTCCGAGCGGCGGGCCTGTCGCGTGCTTGATCAGCCCCGATCGAGCCAGCGATTTGAGGGGAAGCCGAAGGACGAAGACGCTCGTCTCACCAAGCGAATTTTGGAGTTGGTGCGCGAGCGTCCGCGTTGGGGCTATCGTCAGATCTGTCAGCTGTTGCGACGCGAGGGAGAGACCTTGAACATGAAAAAGATGTACCGCCTGTGGAAAGCGGCCGGGCTAAAAGTTCCGCAAAAACGCCGCAAAAAGCGGGCAACCGGCGTCTCAACGAACGCCTGTCACGTTCAGCCGGCCGGCTTCATGCACGACGTGTGGACGTGGGATTTTATCCAGTCGTCGACGATCGACGGCCGAACAATCCGCTTCTTGAATATCGTCGACGAGTGCACGCGGCAGTGCCTGACGATCAAGGTGGGCCGCAGCATCACAAGCGAAGATGCGATCGATACGCTGGCCGAACTCTTCTCGATGCATGGCGTGCCGAAGCGAATTCGCTGCGACAACGGCCCGGAGTTCATCTCGTGCGCGATCAAGACGTGGCTGGCTCTGATCGGCGTCGAGGTGCTGTACATCGAGCCAGGCTCGCCCTGGCAAAACGGCTTGTGCGAAAGCTTCAACAGCCGCCTTCGCGACGAATACCTGCACCAGACCGACCTGCTGAACGAGGAGGACGCCAGGATCAAAGCACGGGCTTAG
- a CDS encoding transposase, producing the protein MSKKRRRHSAEQIIKKLRDADAMLAAGKSVGEVLQALEVSEATLSRWRTQYGGMKSEEVKRLKSLEEENNRLKRIIADQALDISMLKEIAKGN; encoded by the coding sequence ATGAGCAAGAAGCGACGACGGCATTCGGCCGAACAGATCATCAAGAAGTTGCGGGACGCGGACGCCATGTTGGCGGCGGGCAAGAGCGTCGGCGAAGTGTTGCAGGCGTTGGAGGTGAGCGAGGCGACGCTCAGCCGCTGGCGAACGCAGTACGGCGGCATGAAGAGCGAAGAGGTGAAGCGGTTAAAATCGCTCGAAGAAGAGAACAACCGGCTGAAGCGGATCATCGCCGACCAGGCGCTCGACATCTCGATGCTGAAGGAGATCGCCAAGGGAAATTGA
- a CDS encoding transposase, protein MLEVYELLLVQEEKLRARLIQMARKESPIRRFLETPGVGPIWAATFYAYIDTPSRFRSKSALWRYCGLGLERRRSGNGPQQVRLAKGGNRPLKNVLIGAARTAIAQTGSPLADRYEIWTQQKGMNSKIARRNVARSIAATLWSMWKHEENYDPVKASRIEPSSSLEIR, encoded by the coding sequence GTGCTGGAAGTATATGAATTGCTTCTGGTTCAAGAGGAGAAGTTGCGAGCACGCTTGATTCAAATGGCCCGGAAAGAGTCGCCGATTCGCCGCTTCTTGGAGACGCCAGGCGTTGGGCCAATTTGGGCGGCGACCTTTTACGCTTACATCGATACGCCAAGTCGCTTCCGCAGTAAGTCGGCCCTCTGGCGATACTGCGGACTTGGCTTAGAGCGTCGGCGGAGCGGCAACGGTCCGCAGCAAGTACGACTCGCCAAGGGAGGAAATCGTCCGCTGAAAAACGTCTTAATCGGCGCCGCGAGAACGGCGATCGCCCAGACCGGCAGTCCTTTGGCCGATAGATATGAAATCTGGACGCAACAGAAAGGAATGAATTCGAAGATCGCTCGTCGCAACGTCGCGCGCAGCATCGCCGCTACGCTGTGGAGCATGTGGAAACATGAAGAGAATTACGATCCGGTCAAAGCAAGTCGCATCGAACCTTCGTCGTCGCTTGAGATACGTTAA